One window of Desulfitibacter sp. BRH_c19 genomic DNA carries:
- a CDS encoding phosphoglycerate mutase (catalyzes the interconversion of 3-phosphoglycerate and 2-phosphoglycerate; this enzyme does not require the cofactor 2,3-bisphosphoglycerate as a phosphate donor; BPG-independent PGAM; aPGAM) translates to MKYITILVDGAADYEIEELGNKTPLGVANIPCITKLAQLGEIGMVKTVPDSMSPGSDTANLSVMGYDPLIYHTGRSPLEAASMGVELLETDVTFRCNLVTVSGDEPYENKTMIDHSSSDITTEEASQLILDIREDLQTEFLKYYPGVSYRHLIVWDKGPYEFDLTPPHDILGKKIKDYLPKGPDKDFIIDMTKKSYDLLKNHPINIKRVELGLNPANSIWIWGEGKKPRLDSFEKKFNLSGSVISAVDLINGIGLLAGLKPVKVEGATGTIHSNFTGKAKAAIEALSSDDFVYIHLEAPDECGHQGNLKEKIKSIEIIDELVVRPIFEYFETSGKPFKLMVLPDHRTPVSIRTHSSDPVPYVIYDSTQARETPNNHFSEKSAEASNYYFDVGHRLMDYFLARHRD, encoded by the coding sequence ATGAAGTATATAACAATATTGGTAGACGGAGCGGCTGATTATGAAATTGAAGAATTGGGAAACAAAACACCCTTAGGGGTTGCAAACATTCCATGTATTACTAAATTAGCTCAGCTTGGAGAAATAGGCATGGTAAAGACTGTGCCAGATAGCATGTCCCCTGGTAGTGATACTGCGAATCTCTCAGTAATGGGTTATGACCCATTGATTTATCATACTGGAAGGTCTCCACTTGAAGCTGCATCTATGGGCGTGGAATTACTTGAAACCGATGTTACCTTTAGATGTAATTTAGTAACGGTTTCTGGTGATGAACCCTATGAAAATAAGACTATGATTGACCATTCATCATCAGATATTACCACAGAAGAAGCTAGTCAATTAATTCTTGATATTAGAGAGGACCTTCAAACTGAGTTTTTGAAGTATTATCCCGGTGTAAGCTACAGGCACTTAATCGTTTGGGATAAAGGACCCTATGAATTTGATTTGACCCCACCTCATGATATCTTGGGAAAAAAAATCAAGGATTATTTACCTAAAGGACCCGACAAGGATTTTATCATTGATATGACTAAAAAATCCTATGATCTACTTAAAAATCATCCGATAAATATAAAAAGAGTGGAACTAGGGCTTAATCCTGCAAATTCCATTTGGATTTGGGGAGAAGGTAAAAAACCAAGGTTAGATTCCTTTGAAAAAAAATTCAATCTATCAGGCTCAGTTATCTCAGCAGTAGATTTGATTAATGGCATTGGTTTACTTGCAGGTTTAAAACCGGTAAAAGTTGAAGGGGCTACTGGTACTATTCATTCGAATTTTACCGGCAAAGCCAAAGCGGCGATTGAGGCTCTTTCTAGTGATGATTTCGTATATATACATTTAGAAGCTCCTGACGAATGCGGACATCAAGGTAATCTTAAAGAAAAAATAAAATCCATCGAAATTATCGACGAATTGGTTGTACGACCCATATTTGAATACTTTGAGACTTCTGGCAAACCCTTTAAATTGATGGTATTACCTGATCATAGAACACCCGTATCTATAAGGACACATTCATCAGATCCTGTACCTTATGTTATCTACGATTCCACCCAGGCAAGAGAGACACCTAATAATCACTTTTCTGAAAAATCAGCAGAAGCATCAAATTATTATTTTGATGTAGGACACAGATTAATGGATTATTTTTTAGCTAGGCATCGAGACTAA
- a CDS encoding threonine synthase, translating to MSNIYYSSTRGNHEKLTFSEAVVKGIAPDGGLYVPSKFPKLVFNDDLLNLSYQDLAKKILSLYIEDFSIEEISYCVDHAYDSKFRELLIAPIETLDKASFIELYHGKTLAFKDMALSILPYLLKTASKKLAIKEKIVILTATSGDTGKAALEGFADVDGIEIIVFYPTKGVSDVQKRQMTTQGGANVTVLGITGNFDDAQNGVKDIFLDEELREELKSKGYTFSSANSINIGRLLPQIVYYVHSYLMLVKEGHIKNGDLINIVVPTGNFGNILAAYYAKNMGLPVQKFICASNTNNVLTDFLNTGVYDIHRKFEMTNTPSMDILISSNLERFLYEISNRDSACVTSLMKSLKQDGRYEITINMKNNLAAFSGGFATDEETVEAIRFLYSQYNYVADTHTAVGFKVYQDYVDETADMTHTLIASTASPYKFTRSVVEGLGMQTEAYNDFELIDILSNATHINVPEPIKDIQDKQILHPRVIDKNNLKKEVVEILK from the coding sequence ATGTCTAATATTTATTATAGTAGTACAAGAGGGAATCATGAAAAACTCACTTTCTCAGAAGCAGTTGTTAAGGGGATTGCACCAGATGGAGGGTTGTATGTACCTTCAAAATTTCCTAAGCTCGTTTTTAATGATGATCTCTTAAATTTGAGTTATCAAGATTTAGCAAAAAAGATCCTGAGTTTATATATTGAGGATTTTTCTATTGAAGAGATTAGCTATTGTGTTGATCATGCTTATGATTCAAAATTTAGAGAATTGTTGATTGCACCTATAGAGACCCTTGATAAAGCGAGCTTTATAGAGCTATATCATGGGAAAACTTTAGCCTTTAAAGATATGGCTTTGTCCATTTTACCTTATTTATTAAAGACTGCATCAAAGAAACTTGCCATAAAAGAAAAAATAGTTATCCTTACAGCAACCTCTGGAGATACAGGAAAAGCAGCACTTGAAGGCTTTGCAGACGTTGATGGAATCGAAATTATTGTTTTTTATCCTACCAAGGGCGTTAGTGATGTTCAAAAGAGGCAGATGACTACTCAAGGGGGTGCTAATGTAACGGTATTGGGCATAACAGGAAATTTTGACGATGCACAAAACGGAGTTAAAGATATATTTTTGGATGAAGAATTAAGGGAAGAGCTAAAATCAAAGGGGTACACTTTTTCTTCAGCCAATTCCATTAATATTGGTAGATTACTTCCCCAAATTGTGTATTATGTTCATTCGTATTTAATGCTTGTGAAAGAAGGACATATAAAAAATGGTGATTTGATTAATATTGTCGTGCCAACTGGAAATTTCGGAAACATTCTTGCTGCATATTATGCAAAAAACATGGGATTACCTGTACAAAAATTTATCTGTGCATCAAACACTAACAATGTTCTCACAGATTTTCTGAATACTGGAGTTTACGATATACATCGAAAATTTGAAATGACAAATACACCATCTATGGATATTCTGATATCCAGTAACCTTGAGCGATTTTTGTACGAAATCAGCAATCGTGATTCAGCGTGTGTCACTAGTCTTATGAAATCATTAAAACAAGATGGTAGATATGAGATTACTATTAACATGAAGAATAACTTAGCAGCCTTCTCGGGTGGTTTTGCCACAGATGAGGAAACTGTTGAGGCAATTCGATTCCTTTATTCGCAGTACAACTATGTGGCAGACACCCATACTGCAGTAGGTTTTAAGGTATATCAGGATTATGTTGATGAAACTGCTGATATGACACATACACTTATTGCATCTACTGCAAGCCCATACAAATTTACAAGAAGTGTTGTAGAAGGTCTAGGTATGCAAACTGAAGCTTATAACGATTTTGAATTGATTGATATTCTTTCAAATGCAACTCATATTAATGTTCCTGAACCTATTAAAGATATTCAAGATAAACAAATTTTGCATCCTAGGGTAATTGATAAAAATAATTTAAAGAAAGAAGTCGTAGAAATACTCAAATAG